TCGTCGGTATGGACCAGGTTGGCCATTTTCCACGCATCGAACACCCTATCGAAGTCCCAATCCCCATAGCCAGCTGAGGCCAGGGTCGCGGTCACTCCCTCTTCACCGTTGGCCGGATTGGCCGCTAGTGCGGAGATGAAGTCCGCTCCTCCGAAGTGGTCATTTAGGTATACGGCGAACATCGCAGCCGCGCCGTAATCGGCGATGATGTTGATGTCACCCTGGTCGCCCCACTCGGTCAAGGAGTTGTCCGGGGTGAACAGGAACTGCTCGATGTATCCCCACGGGATGCCGTAGCCGCAAAGCATCTCCGAGTACATTGAGCAACCCTCGTTGACGAAGGACACCTCATCCGCGTCCAGATCGTCGTGCAGCAGGTGCTGGTACTCGTGAGCGACGGTCGATTCGTATACGTACGGTCGGGCTACGTCGGCACCGAGCCTGTTCGTCCAGTCATAGCTGTCGAGGTGTATGACATTTCGATCATAGTAAACCTCGATGGACGGTGAATAATAGCCGACGACATAGCTCGGATAGGTCGGATCGTAATAGCTGTTATCGACCATGTTCCAGACCATGATCATCAGCTTTCCATCGACATCGTCGAAGAAGGGATAGCCCCATCCCTCAAAGACGGAGTTCGATCCGTCATGGAACGTGGGCGTTCCGAAGTAATCCGACTCTATGGGTAAGATGACCTCTTCATACTCAGTAATGAGGTAATCGATCTGCCAGTCGTATATGGTGATCTTGCTCGGAACGTCGTTACGCGGGTCGCCGTCGGGGAAGCTCAGGTCTGTGGCGACCCATACCTCCACCTCGCTGCCCTCTCCCCTCTTCTCGAACTCAATAAAATTACTTGGTCCGTATCCGTTCACATAATAGTCCTCTGTATCGCCGATCTCATATACGTCGGCCGAGCCAGATCGCAAGGATATCTCCGAAGCTGCGGCCAAGACCTCAGTCGGGTTAGGTTGCAGTTCTCGGACCTCTGGTCCAATATCCATTTTCACTACGTCAGCGATCCTCGGGACGGCCGAGGTCGTTGCGGCACCGGGCACAGCCATTGCCGAGAAGGCCCCTATGACCATCAGCATAGCTAGTGCTAAACACAATATCTTTGATATTTTCAGTTGAATCCCCCCTATGATCGGACCCTCGAAAAAGGCCCATCCTAAATTCATTCTCTCGAATGATAATTAATAGTTCCGATTTCAATTTATAAAAAGGAAGAACATAAAAATAGGGTACTTTGAGGTTCTAAAATGGGGCTCGTCGAATAGACGTTGCGACGCATCCATATTGTAGAAATTAATCCCAGGAATTGAAATATCGGCTCCAACCCCTTCTTTTTATTAACATTATTTTATATTCAATTTATCAATGGTTCACAAGAAAATGCCGCCCAATTTCTTACATTTTCCAACCAGTTATTTGGTTAACTGTCGTTTCGCACATCAATTTGTGCGCACATTTAAATACAATAATCGCAAACACCATTTAGAAATTAAAGTTCGTCTGTGAGATCTTACAGACCGTTTTATTTTCTCACAGAGTGAATATCGTGACAACTTTCACAGAATTACAGATCTCAAAGGAGATCATCAGAGCGATGAACGACATGGGCTGGGAAACACCCACACCCGTGCAGATTGCAGCAATACCAGTCGGCCTGAAGGGCGGCGACATGTACGCCGAGGCTCAGACCGGTACGGGAAAGACCGGCGTTTACGGGACCATAATAATGGACGGGATCAAGCCTGGGATGAGGGCTCCGTCCGCATTGGTGCTCGTTCCCACCAGGGAATTGGCCAATCAGGTATACGAGGAGATGACCAAGCTCGCCAAGTACACCGGCCACAAATCCCTCCCCATATACGGTGGAGTGGGCATCGAGCCTCAGATATCCCGGCTCAGAAGGGGCACGGACATCGTCGTGGCCACACCAGGCAGGACCAAGGACCTCATAGAGAGGAACGCCCTCAACCTTTCGAACGTATCGATCGTCGTACTGGACGAGGCGGACCGCATGCTCGACATGGGTTTCGCCCGGGACCTCCATTTCATATTATCAAGGGTGCCCAAGAGAAGGCAGTCGCTGCTGTTCTCCGCGACGATGTCTCAGGACATCAGGCGGCTGGCGATGCGTCAGATGGTCAACCCCCAGGAGATACTGGTCTCCAAGGACGAACCGGTCTTGGACCTGACCAAACAATATTACCTCATAGCCACCAAGGACAGCAAGCGCGACGCTCTCTACACCGTTCTGGACCTGGAGAATCCCAAGGCCATTGTGTTCTGTCAGACCAAGCGCAGGGTCGACCAGGTGACGAAGAAGCTGCTGGCCTACAACTACCGCGCGGGCGCCATACACGGGGACGTCGCCCAGAACCGCAGGGAGAAGGTCATCCAGAGCTTCAAGGACGGTTCCATCCGGGTCCTGGTGGCCACGGACGTTGCCGCACGCGGACTGGACATCAGCTCCGTGGATTGTGTCATCAACTTCGAGGCGCCGAACGATCCGGACACCTACGTACACCGTATCGGACGGACGGGAAGGGCGGGAAAGGAAGGCACTTCGATATCGTTCTTCCTGCCAGAGGAGATCCGCATGATCAGGGATATCGAGCGCAGGACCGGCAAGCCCATCGAGAAGTTGGACATAACTATCGTTCCTAGACCTGAACCGGAGTTCAGGAACAATAATGCGGTCCACAGCGCTCCGAGAGGAAGAGCGCCTGCGAGACAGCCTCAATGGACGAACAGATCAGGTCCGCGAACCGAAGGACGTTCACCGAGATCGAGCTCGGGATCG
The DNA window shown above is from Methanomassiliicoccales archaeon and carries:
- a CDS encoding DEAD/DEAH box helicase — encoded protein: MTTFTELQISKEIIRAMNDMGWETPTPVQIAAIPVGLKGGDMYAEAQTGTGKTGVYGTIIMDGIKPGMRAPSALVLVPTRELANQVYEEMTKLAKYTGHKSLPIYGGVGIEPQISRLRRGTDIVVATPGRTKDLIERNALNLSNVSIVVLDEADRMLDMGFARDLHFILSRVPKRRQSLLFSATMSQDIRRLAMRQMVNPQEILVSKDEPVLDLTKQYYLIATKDSKRDALYTVLDLENPKAIVFCQTKRRVDQVTKKLLAYNYRAGAIHGDVAQNRREKVIQSFKDGSIRVLVATDVAARGLDISSVDCVINFEAPNDPDTYVHRIGRTGRAGKEGTSISFFLPEEIRMIRDIERRTGKPIEKLDITIVPRPEPEFRNNNAVHSAPRGRAPARQPQWTNRSGPRTEGRSPRSSSGSRSN